A part of Gambusia affinis linkage group LG19, SWU_Gaff_1.0, whole genome shotgun sequence genomic DNA contains:
- the lpar2a gene encoding lysophosphatidic acid receptor 2a: MAIDNNTSNSCYSDQSVTFFYQQVNKTIGGNWTTRDYLVIGLGLPLSVIVVLANLLVMAAILMNRRFHFPIYYLLGNMAAADLFAGLAYTNLIFNTGPWTATLTKKQWYIRGALIDISLTASVANLLAVAVERHQTIITMQLHSTMTKRRVVLLIISIWAIGILMGLVPSLFWNCECDLADCSTVAPLYSRRFLIFWALLNLLTFFIMLGMYSHIFFHVKRQSRHTSQHASEARQQTVINLMKTISMVLGAFVICWTPGLIVLLLDGLQGKEGNANKYEKYCLVIAECNSLVNPIIYSLRDAEMRKTFKWILCCLCRHEGCQPRETLTTEMDSPLKEKILSYKSEDPVLWKNLDRDCKDDKGTDSVV, encoded by the exons aTGGCCATTGACAATAATACGTCGAACAGCTGCTACAGCGACCAAAGTGTCACCTTCTTTTACCAACAGGTGAATAAAACGATCGGAGGAAACTGGACTACACGGGACTACCTGGTCATAGGACTAGGCTTGCCCTTATCTGTAATAGTGGTGTTGGCCAACCTGTTGGTGATGGCAGCCATCCTCATGAACCGCCGCTTCCACTTTCCTATTTACTACCTTCTGGGAAACATGGCAGCAGCAGACTTGTTTGCAGGTTTAGCCTATACCAACCTGATATTCAACACAGGTCCCTGGACAGCGACGCTCACTAAGAAGCAGTGGTACATCCGTGGGGCTTTGATTGACATCAGCCTGACTGCCTCTGTCGCCAACCTCCTGGCTGTGGCTGTGGAACGCCACCAGACTATCATCACTATGCAGCTGCACAGCACCATGACCAAGAGGCGCGTGGTGCTGCTCATCATCTCCATCTGGGCCATAGGGATCCTCATGGGTCTGGTGCCGTCGCTGTTTTGGAACTGTGAATGTGATCTCGCAGACTGCTCCACTGTTGCTCCCCTCTACAGCCGCCGCTTCTTGATTTTCTGGGCACTTCTCAACCTGCTCACCTTTTTCATTATGCTGGGCATGTACTCTCACATATTCTTTCACGTGAAACGCCAGAGTCGCCACACTTCTCAGCACGCCTCGGAGGCACGACAGCAGACCGTCATCAACCTGATGAAAACCATTTCTATGGTTCTGG GTGCCTTTGTGATCTGCTGGACACCTGGCCTCATCGTTCTCCTGCTGGACGGGCTGCAGGGTAAAGAGGGCAACGCCAACAAATATGAGAAATACTGTTTGGTGATAGCGGAGTGCAACTCTCTGGTCAATCCCATCATTTATTCCTTGCGCGACGCCGAGATGCGGAAAACGTTCAAGTGGATCCTTTGCTGTTTGTGTCGACATGAGGGCTGTCAGCCGAGGGAGACTCTGACAACAGAAATGGACTCTCCATTGAAGGAG AAAATTCTTAGCTACAAGTCAGAAGATCCGGTCTTGTGGAAGAATCTGGACAGAGACTGTAAAGATGACAAGGGGACAGACTCTGTGGTATGA